In Cytobacillus oceanisediminis, the following proteins share a genomic window:
- the rsmG gene encoding 16S rRNA (guanine(527)-N(7))-methyltransferase RsmG translates to MNTEQFTEMLAAKGIALSPQQLHQYDTYYSTLVEWNEKMNLTAITEKEDVYLKHFYDSISAAFYFDFNQPLKVCDVGAGAGFPSIPIKIAFPGLHITIVDSLNKRIGFLEHLAKKLELENVRFIHDRAETFGQNKEYRESFDVVTARAVARMSVLSELCLPLAKTGGTFVAMKGASAKEELDAGKKAISVLGGKLVASHTFTLPEEESERNILIIKKEKSTPKKYPRKPGTPNKTPIE, encoded by the coding sequence ATGAATACCGAACAATTTACAGAAATGCTGGCGGCGAAGGGGATTGCCCTTTCGCCACAGCAATTGCATCAATATGACACATACTATTCCACACTGGTGGAATGGAATGAAAAAATGAATTTAACAGCCATCACGGAAAAGGAAGATGTTTATCTCAAGCATTTTTATGACTCGATAAGCGCTGCTTTTTACTTTGATTTCAACCAGCCGTTAAAGGTTTGTGATGTCGGTGCTGGTGCCGGTTTTCCAAGTATACCGATTAAAATTGCTTTTCCGGGTTTACATATTACGATCGTTGACTCGCTGAATAAACGCATTGGGTTTCTGGAGCATTTGGCGAAGAAGCTGGAGCTTGAGAATGTCCGCTTTATCCATGACCGTGCGGAAACCTTTGGCCAGAACAAAGAATACCGCGAGTCTTTTGATGTTGTGACAGCAAGGGCTGTTGCCAGAATGTCCGTTTTGAGTGAACTTTGTCTGCCTCTGGCAAAAACAGGAGGCACATTTGTGGCAATGAAGGGTGCCAGTGCAAAAGAAGAACTGGATGCCGGCAAAAAGGCCATCTCGGTACTTGGCGGAAAACTCGTGGCTTCCCACACGTTCACCTTGCCTGAGGAAGAGAGTGAGCGCAATATATTAATCATTAAAAAAGAAAAGAGCACTCCTAAAAAGTACCCGCGGAAGCCGGGGACACCCAATAAAACACCAATTGAATAG
- the mnmG gene encoding tRNA uridine-5-carboxymethylaminomethyl(34) synthesis enzyme MnmG gives MTYEAGSYDVIVVGAGHAGVEAGLASARLGAKTLMITINLDMVAFMPCNPSVGGPAKGIVVREIDALGGEMGKNIDKTHIQMRMLNTGKGPAVRALRAQADKFTYQHEMKKTLENEPNLTLIQGMVEQLIVEDGECRGVVTQTGAVYHSKAVVITTGTFLRGEIILGELKYSSGPNNQQPSIKLSEHLQELGFDLVRFKTGTPPRVNSHSIDYSKTEIQPGDDVPRAFSYETTKYITDQLPCWLTYTNEETHTLIDNNLHRSPMYSGMIKGTGPRYCPSIEDKVVRFNDKPRHQIFLEPEGRNTQEVYVQGLSTSLPEDVQQKILRTIPGLENVQMMRAGYAIEYDSIVPTQLWPTLETKKVKNLYTAGQINGTSGYEEAAGQGLMAGMNAGLKSLDKEEVILSRSDAYIGVLIDDLVTKGTNEPYRLLTSRAEYRLLLRHDNADLRLTELGRKVGLISEERYKKFQLKKQAIEEEKARLQGIIIKPTSDVQELIKSQGGSGLKDGIRASDLLKRPEMTYEHIQQLVPAESTLDADVTEQVEIQIKYEGYIEKSLQQVERLKKMENKKIPENIDYDDINGLASEARQKLKEVRPLSLAQASRISGVNPADISILLVYLEQGRIARVSAE, from the coding sequence ATGACATATGAAGCTGGAAGTTATGATGTCATAGTAGTCGGAGCCGGACATGCGGGTGTGGAAGCAGGCCTTGCTTCGGCCCGTCTCGGCGCAAAGACATTAATGATTACAATCAACCTGGATATGGTAGCCTTTATGCCCTGCAACCCTTCAGTCGGAGGTCCTGCTAAAGGGATTGTCGTGAGGGAAATCGATGCCCTTGGCGGAGAAATGGGCAAGAACATCGATAAAACCCATATTCAGATGCGCATGCTTAATACAGGAAAAGGTCCTGCAGTCCGTGCGTTAAGAGCGCAGGCCGATAAATTCACGTATCAGCATGAAATGAAAAAAACGCTGGAAAATGAACCAAACCTGACGCTTATTCAGGGAATGGTTGAACAGCTGATTGTCGAAGATGGAGAATGCAGGGGTGTTGTCACACAGACAGGTGCCGTTTATCATTCAAAAGCGGTAGTCATTACCACAGGAACCTTCTTAAGAGGGGAAATCATCCTTGGTGAGCTGAAGTACTCCAGCGGTCCTAACAATCAGCAGCCATCCATTAAGCTCTCAGAGCATTTGCAGGAGCTTGGCTTTGATCTGGTCCGTTTTAAAACAGGAACACCGCCGCGCGTCAACAGCCACAGCATTGATTACAGCAAAACGGAAATCCAGCCTGGCGATGATGTGCCGAGAGCTTTTTCCTATGAAACGACAAAATACATTACGGACCAGCTTCCTTGCTGGCTGACGTATACCAATGAAGAAACGCACACATTAATCGACAATAATCTTCATCGCTCGCCGATGTATTCCGGTATGATCAAAGGGACAGGACCGCGCTATTGCCCGTCGATTGAAGATAAAGTGGTCCGCTTTAATGATAAGCCGCGCCATCAGATCTTCCTGGAGCCTGAAGGCCGCAATACACAGGAAGTGTATGTGCAGGGGCTTTCAACAAGCTTGCCTGAGGATGTGCAGCAGAAGATTCTCAGAACCATTCCCGGACTTGAAAATGTACAGATGATGCGTGCCGGCTATGCGATTGAATATGATTCCATCGTACCTACACAATTATGGCCGACACTTGAAACCAAAAAGGTTAAAAATCTCTATACTGCCGGCCAGATTAACGGGACATCCGGCTATGAAGAAGCTGCCGGCCAGGGGCTAATGGCAGGTATGAATGCCGGATTAAAATCGCTGGATAAGGAAGAAGTCATTTTAAGCCGTTCAGATGCTTATATTGGCGTCCTGATTGATGACCTTGTGACCAAAGGCACTAACGAGCCTTACCGTCTATTGACTTCAAGAGCGGAATACCGTCTGCTGCTTCGCCATGATAATGCTGACCTGCGCTTAACAGAGCTTGGCCGCAAAGTTGGGCTGATCAGTGAAGAACGCTATAAAAAATTCCAGCTGAAAAAGCAGGCAATTGAAGAAGAGAAAGCACGTCTGCAAGGCATCATCATCAAGCCGACTTCTGATGTGCAGGAGCTGATTAAAAGCCAGGGCGGAAGCGGGCTGAAAGATGGCATCCGCGCATCTGATTTGCTGAAGCGTCCGGAAATGACGTATGAGCATATCCAGCAGCTAGTTCCAGCTGAGAGCACGCTTGATGCGGATGTAACCGAACAGGTGGAAATCCAGATCAAGTATGAAGGCTATATTGAAAAGTCACTGCAGCAGGTAGAGCGACTGAAGAAGATGGAGAACAAGAAGATCCCTGAAAACATCGATTATGATGATATTAACGGACTGGCTTCTGAAGCAAGACAAAAGCTGAAGGAAGTAAGGCCGCTATCTCTCGCGCAGGCTTCACGGATTTCCGGTGTAAACCCTGCCGATATCTCTATTTTGCTTGTTTATTTAGAACAGGGCAGAATCGCAAGAGTTTCAGCGGAGTAA